The Microterricola viridarii nucleotide sequence GTGTGGATCCCGCGCCCGCTGGACGTCGTGCAGTCCGCGCTGCGGCACCGTGGACCGCCGGTGCTCGCGCGCGCCTAGCGCCCCACCGCGTCATCCATACTCTCTTCGCCGAACTCTGACCGGCCGCGCGCCGTGCGCTCTGCACTGCGCGGCGGCCCTCGGCACCACACCAAGGATTCTCATGACCAGCCGTACCCGCTCCACCCGCACCCTCGCATTCGCCGGCCTCGCCGCCGGAGCCCTGCTCGCCGTCGGCGCGCCCCTGGCGGCATCCGCCCACGTCGGCGTCACCCCGAGTGACACCGCCGCCGGCTCCTACTCGCTGCTGACCTTCTCGGTCGGCCACGGCTGCGACGGCGCCGCGACCACCCGCATCGCCATCGACATCCCCGAGAGCATCGTCAGCGTCACCCCGACGGTCAACCCCAACTGGACCATCGAGAAGGTGAAGACGGGCGACGGGGATGCCGCCCGCACCTCGCAGGTCGTCTACACCGCCATCGCGCCGCTGGAGGACGGCCTGCGCGACACCTTCGTGCTCTCGGCCAAGCTGCCGGCGGAGGCCGCTGGGGACACGCTCGAGTTCCCGGTGCTGCAGACCTGCACGGTCGGCGAGACCAACTGGAACGAGACGACCGTCGCCGGAGAGGCCGAGCCGGACGCCCCCGCGCCCGCCTTCACGCTGACCGAGGCGTCTGCGGAGGGTGACGGCCACGGCCACGGCGGCGCGACGACCGAGAGCACGAGCGGCGACGCGTCCGCGACTGCGGCAGGCGACAGCTCCGTGGCCCCGGCCGCGCCGAGCGCCGACATCGTCGCCCGCGTGCTGGGCGTCGTCGGCCTCGTCGTCGGTGCCGTCGGCATCGCGCTGGCCGTCATCACCCGCCGTTCAGCAGCCTCGAAGTAGGCGGTGGCAGCATGCTCGGCATGAAGAACCGTCGCACCGGCGCCTCGATCGCGCTCGCCCTGGCACTGGGAGTCGTGCTGTTCGGCGCCGCCGCGCCCGCCTCCGCGCACAACCAGGTGCTCGACACCGTTCCGGCCGCCGACTCGGTGGTGACCGAGCAGCCGGGCACCTTCTCGGTGACCACGAGTGACGCCCTGTTGCAGGCGGAGTCTGGCAACGCCATGGTCGTCAGCGGGCCGGCATCCGACCCGCGCTACTACGGGGAGGGCTGCGGCGTCGTCACCGGCGGAACGCTCGCGCTCGACGCGCAGCTCGGCGAGCCCGGCATCTACACGGTGACCTGGCGGGGCATCTCGGTCGACTCGCACGTGATCTCGGACTCCTACGAGTTCGAGTGGGCGCCGGGCGCCGGCGTCGAGCTCGCCGAGGGCACCGTCGAGCCGAGCTGCGCTGCTGCGAGCTCGGGGGATGGCCAGGCCACAACCGCGCCGGATGCCGGCAACAGCGGTAGCGAGCCGGCCGTCGCCCTCGGCGACGTGCTCTGGATCGGCGGCAGCATCGTCGCGGCGCTGCTCGCCGTCCTGCTCACTGTGGTGTTGGTGCGCCGCAAGA carries:
- a CDS encoding YcnI family copper-binding membrane protein; the protein is MTSRTRSTRTLAFAGLAAGALLAVGAPLAASAHVGVTPSDTAAGSYSLLTFSVGHGCDGAATTRIAIDIPESIVSVTPTVNPNWTIEKVKTGDGDAARTSQVVYTAIAPLEDGLRDTFVLSAKLPAEAAGDTLEFPVLQTCTVGETNWNETTVAGEAEPDAPAPAFTLTEASAEGDGHGHGGATTESTSGDASATAAGDSSVAPAAPSADIVARVLGVVGLVVGAVGIALAVITRRSAASK
- a CDS encoding copper resistance CopC family protein; this translates as MKNRRTGASIALALALGVVLFGAAAPASAHNQVLDTVPAADSVVTEQPGTFSVTTSDALLQAESGNAMVVSGPASDPRYYGEGCGVVTGGTLALDAQLGEPGIYTVTWRGISVDSHVISDSYEFEWAPGAGVELAEGTVEPSCAAASSGDGQATTAPDAGNSGSEPAVALGDVLWIGGSIVAALLAVLLTVVLVRRKS